From a region of the Haematobia irritans isolate KBUSLIRL chromosome 4, ASM5000362v1, whole genome shotgun sequence genome:
- the LOC142232822 gene encoding uncharacterized protein LOC142232822 — translation MDNISVTRFIKTCPEYRQLYKNMTWNKEHVSNSYNYDDSIHENDLYRYYGIFMGLFIRKCLCRRFNIVCEDERVSDLLESDDPIENYYVRRDLPTAYAVYTEHNYRPIDIIDEIKNVALGHSLNNYDDDDISNIYDMDVNFSNLRDIVKFLNRLPYGSFQYKPSLELDLGDFTMEGQVDFIFDDYVFCQVATSMYKNAYKRKYAQVLIYVLCDYGENYYEDEEEQEYTIMIYNPLLGMTYSTEVLITPEYYEEMVEDITNDVYELYDE, via the coding sequence ATGGATAATATATCCGTAACAAGGTTCATAAAGACATGTCCTGAATATCGACagttgtataaaaatatgacatgGAATAAAGAACACGTTAGCAACTCCTATAACTACGACGATTCCATCCATGAAAATGATTTATATCGCTATTATGGTATATTCATGGGGCTTTTCATACGCAAATGTCTATGTCGACGTTTTAATATTGTATGTGAAGATGAGCGTGTTAGTGATCTATTGGAGTCAGACGATCCAATAGAAAATTACTATGTTAGACGAGATCTACCCACAGCTTATGCAGTCTATACTGAACATAACTATCGACCCATTGATATCATAGATGAGATCAAAAATGTTGCCCTGGGTCATTCCTTAAATAActacgatgatgatgatataTCCAATATTTATGATATGgatgtaaatttttcaaatttaagagACATTGTGAAATTTCTAAATCGATTGCCTTATGGATCATTTCAATACAAGCCATCTCTGGAACTCGATCTTGGTGATTTTACCATGGAGGGTCAGgtcgattttatttttgacgATTATGTATTCTGTCAGGTAGCCACATCCATGTATAAAAATGCCTACAAGAGAAAATATGCCCAAGTCCTAATCTATGTTCTATGTGACTATGGCGAGAACTATTACGAAGATGAAGAGGAGCAAGAGTATACTATCATGATATACAATCCATTATTGGGCATGACTTATTCAACAGAAGTCCTAATAACTCCAGAGTACTATGAGGAAATGGTTGAAGATATAACGAATGATGTGTATGAATTATATGACGAATAa